A stretch of the Streptomyces sp. NBC_01428 genome encodes the following:
- a CDS encoding N-acetylglucosamine kinase, translated as MTAVLAVDLGKTGCRAAIWTDHSDEPLLLCEGAGAPGLAGLGGAATAETAVLAASRPILRQWHGTHLAAVSVGAAGAAAAPEAAEELAGRLLAQLSADEVAVTSDAVTAHAGALGAQAGVVLAAGTGAVAVGIGDDGTFTRVDGWGPWLGDEGSGAWIGLAGLRAALHAHDGRGADTVLRHDATELFGDLDRLPAILSKEENPARVAASFAPRVGLAAAAADGAAGEIMHAAATALARSVIAAARPLAGRRSLPVAVTGGLVGLGEPLIGPFDALITASSLPLHRVPPLGDPLAGARTLAFAGRLPHEASVKRVRREALGPSLSPG; from the coding sequence ATGACAGCCGTGCTGGCTGTGGACCTGGGCAAGACCGGCTGTCGCGCCGCGATCTGGACCGACCACAGCGATGAGCCCCTGCTCCTGTGCGAGGGGGCCGGCGCCCCTGGCCTGGCCGGACTCGGTGGTGCAGCCACCGCCGAGACCGCGGTGCTCGCCGCAAGCAGGCCGATTCTTCGACAGTGGCACGGCACGCACCTGGCCGCCGTCTCTGTCGGAGCAGCCGGCGCCGCAGCGGCGCCCGAAGCTGCGGAAGAGCTGGCGGGACGTCTTCTCGCCCAGCTGTCCGCCGACGAGGTCGCTGTGACCAGCGACGCGGTGACAGCGCATGCAGGCGCGCTGGGGGCCCAGGCCGGGGTGGTGCTGGCTGCCGGAACCGGAGCGGTCGCCGTGGGCATCGGTGACGACGGGACCTTCACCCGCGTCGACGGATGGGGCCCCTGGTTGGGTGACGAAGGCAGTGGCGCCTGGATCGGGCTGGCCGGGCTCCGGGCGGCGCTGCACGCCCACGACGGCCGTGGCGCGGACACCGTCCTGCGTCACGATGCGACCGAACTCTTCGGAGACCTCGACCGGCTTCCTGCCATCCTCTCCAAGGAAGAGAATCCTGCTCGCGTCGCTGCGTCGTTCGCTCCCCGAGTCGGCCTGGCGGCAGCCGCCGCGGACGGCGCCGCCGGCGAGATCATGCACGCGGCCGCGACGGCTCTGGCCCGGAGTGTGATTGCGGCTGCCCGGCCCCTTGCCGGACGGCGCTCCCTGCCCGTCGCCGTCACGGGTGGTCTGGTCGGCCTCGGTGAGCCGCTGATCGGCCCGTTCGACGCACTGATCACGGCCTCGAGCCTGCCCCTGCACAGGGTCCCTCCACTCGGTGACCCGCTGGCCGGAGCGCGCACCCTTGCCTTCGCCGGCCGACTGCCGCACGAGGCGTCCGTCAAACGTGTCCGACGCGAGGCCCTCGGCCCGTCTCTGTCCCCTGGGTGA
- a CDS encoding MurR/RpiR family transcriptional regulator — protein sequence MAHPAPRRDAVDTAREPASADILMRIRGALPSLAPSEQRVAEAVLSNPAAAAHLPIGALGNLADTSSATVMRFCRAIGLAKYPQLRLALASAAAREDVLGGDRPAVTTDISATDTLDRIVEKIIYNEVRALEETGTGVDIDTLSRAIDAVSHARRVDIFGVGASGFVAQDLHQKLHRIGLMAFIWTDTHAALTAAALLRPEDVAVAISHSGTTQDTIEPLQVAAERGATTIALTNFARSPLAQSADLVLTTSVRETPFRSGATVSRIAQLAIIDCLFVGVAQRSYDESTTALQKTFGVIHRRTRQPASRRSPGDD from the coding sequence ATGGCGCATCCGGCCCCCCGACGCGACGCCGTCGACACCGCGCGAGAACCGGCGAGCGCAGACATCCTGATGCGCATCCGCGGGGCGCTGCCTTCCCTGGCCCCCTCCGAGCAACGCGTCGCGGAAGCCGTGCTCTCCAATCCAGCCGCGGCCGCGCATCTCCCCATCGGCGCCCTCGGCAACCTGGCAGACACCTCGAGCGCCACCGTCATGCGCTTCTGCCGAGCCATCGGTCTCGCCAAATATCCTCAGCTACGACTCGCGCTTGCCAGCGCGGCCGCACGCGAAGACGTCCTGGGCGGCGACAGGCCGGCAGTCACCACCGACATCAGCGCGACGGACACACTCGACCGCATCGTCGAGAAGATCATCTACAACGAGGTCCGAGCCCTCGAGGAGACCGGCACCGGAGTCGACATCGACACCCTCAGCCGCGCCATCGACGCCGTGAGCCACGCCCGCCGCGTAGACATCTTCGGCGTCGGCGCCAGCGGCTTCGTGGCACAGGACCTGCACCAGAAACTCCATCGCATCGGCCTGATGGCCTTCATCTGGACGGACACGCACGCCGCGTTGACGGCGGCAGCTCTGCTCAGGCCTGAAGACGTCGCCGTTGCCATCTCGCACTCCGGCACGACGCAGGACACGATCGAGCCCCTACAAGTCGCAGCGGAGCGTGGCGCAACGACCATCGCTCTCACCAACTTCGCCCGCTCCCCCCTCGCGCAAAGCGCAGACCTGGTGCTCACGACCAGCGTCCGGGAGACCCCGTTCCGCTCCGGCGCCACCGTCAGCCGGATCGCCCAACTCGCCATCATCGACTGCCTCTTCGTCGGAGTCGCCCAACGCTCCTACGACGAGTCGACAACGGCCCTGCAGAAGACCTTCGGCGTGATCCATCGCCGCACCCGCCAGCCGGCTTCCCGCCGCTCCCCTGGCGACGACTGA
- a CDS encoding lanthionine synthetase LanC family protein, with the protein MITSARADSESLAGGALDWVLRAARTVNDGLTWPNKLADEQTSPDLYCGTSGVLPALLDAWRYFEDDRYADAAVRGARSVAAAVDEWEDSGLYTGVAGMAVALRGVHRVLGDTAAGASADRALDVLRARFDGTGWNDCYELIVGNAGIALAALELGDLELAQLAVQRYALAAEPTAGGVHWEIRAGAEPRLHHISHGTLGIVHALAAVGHATGRPDLVELALAGAADIVSRNDAGPNGFLVAHSDPQQQHEKIERYSYGWCHGTAGDAQVFRLLNHIQPDHPAWAGLAHRCWHTLLNSGIPQRTRPGFWDNNGRCCGTAGVLALACDRHVEHGDGRTFADILVADLATRATTDADGIRWSNIEHRETPSVLPATTGWAMGNAGIIRELLRHARISANKDPRYAVPFPDHPPTARPTG; encoded by the coding sequence ATGATCACTAGCGCAAGGGCGGACTCGGAATCGCTGGCCGGCGGGGCTCTCGATTGGGTGTTGAGGGCGGCGAGGACCGTCAACGACGGTCTGACCTGGCCTAACAAGCTGGCCGACGAGCAGACCAGCCCAGATTTGTACTGCGGGACGTCGGGGGTCTTGCCGGCCCTGCTCGACGCGTGGCGCTACTTCGAAGACGACCGGTATGCGGATGCGGCCGTGCGCGGTGCCCGCAGCGTCGCAGCCGCAGTCGACGAATGGGAGGACAGCGGCCTCTACACAGGGGTGGCTGGCATGGCAGTCGCTCTGCGGGGCGTGCACCGGGTCTTGGGCGACACCGCCGCCGGAGCGTCCGCCGACCGTGCGCTCGACGTTCTGCGGGCGCGCTTCGACGGAACAGGGTGGAACGACTGCTACGAACTCATCGTCGGCAACGCAGGCATAGCGCTCGCCGCTCTGGAACTTGGTGATCTTGAGCTGGCTCAACTGGCCGTGCAGCGCTACGCACTTGCTGCTGAGCCCACCGCAGGCGGCGTCCATTGGGAAATCCGTGCCGGCGCTGAACCCCGCCTGCACCACATATCGCACGGCACTCTCGGCATCGTCCACGCCCTCGCTGCGGTAGGACACGCAACTGGCCGTCCGGACCTCGTCGAGCTGGCCCTGGCCGGGGCCGCCGACATCGTCTCCCGCAACGACGCCGGCCCCAACGGCTTCCTCGTCGCCCACTCCGACCCGCAACAACAGCACGAGAAGATCGAGCGCTACAGCTACGGCTGGTGCCACGGCACAGCAGGCGACGCCCAGGTCTTCCGCCTCCTGAACCACATCCAGCCCGACCATCCTGCTTGGGCCGGCCTCGCCCACCGTTGCTGGCACACACTGCTCAACTCCGGTATCCCTCAGCGCACCCGACCAGGGTTCTGGGACAACAACGGCCGCTGCTGCGGAACCGCCGGCGTCCTCGCCCTCGCCTGCGACCGGCACGTCGAACACGGCGACGGCCGCACCTTCGCCGACATCCTCGTCGCCGACCTCGCAACCCGCGCCACGACCGACGCCGACGGAATCCGCTGGTCCAACATCGAACACCGCGAAACACCCAGCGTCCTCCCCGCCACCACCGGCTGGGCCATGGGCAACGCAGGCATCATCCGCGAACTTCTGCGCCACGCGCGCATCTCCGCCAACAAAGACCCGCGATACGCCGTCCCCTTCCCTGACCACCCACCCACGGCCCGGCCAACAGGCTGA
- a CDS encoding DinB family protein translates to MSDIVVQKIVRPERAVSSPWLEVIASNLDYHRATFLWKCEGLSDEQLRLRPVRSSALTLLGLMRHLQGVERAWFQRTLAGTSPRFFPHRTYVTADGGEWYDESDATPARDVYEDYLEACEESRQVFAKVTLDVARIVPNPEFGDTDVRFVLEHVIEEYARHVGHADLLREAIDGATGE, encoded by the coding sequence GTGAGCGACATTGTGGTCCAGAAGATCGTCCGGCCTGAGCGAGCAGTATCGAGCCCTTGGCTGGAGGTGATCGCTTCGAATCTCGATTACCACCGAGCGACCTTCCTGTGGAAGTGCGAGGGCCTCTCGGATGAACAACTGCGGCTACGTCCTGTGCGGTCTTCGGCGTTGACCCTGCTGGGTCTCATGCGCCATCTGCAGGGGGTTGAGCGGGCCTGGTTCCAGCGGACGTTGGCCGGCACGAGCCCTCGCTTCTTTCCCCATCGGACCTACGTCACCGCTGACGGTGGCGAGTGGTACGACGAGTCGGACGCTACGCCGGCCAGGGACGTCTACGAGGACTACCTCGAGGCGTGCGAGGAATCGCGGCAGGTTTTCGCGAAGGTGACCCTCGACGTCGCGCGCATCGTGCCGAACCCGGAATTCGGTGACACCGATGTGCGGTTCGTCCTTGAGCACGTGATCGAGGAGTACGCCCGCCACGTCGGTCATGCCGATCTCCTCCGCGAGGCCATCGATGGCGCCACCGGCGAGTAG
- a CDS encoding sodium:solute symporter, with protein sequence MRHLDLLVIVAYLIAIAWIGLRLSGRQRSAKEYFVGEGKMPWWTVCFSVVATETSVLTVISVPGAAYNGGGFGNVELAFGYIIGRVVVATVLIPLYKRGGFVSAYQYLGERFGLKLQGLASVTFVFTRLLAEGVRLFASAIPIKLLLDELGVHTSYKLIIIVLTLITVLYTYLGGIKAVIWTDAIQMVLYVGGAILAIAVLSGHVGGAGFSDALHAGRFKLFDTDFDLAHVMTSSFALPTAIIGGAIFAMASHGSDQLIVQRILATNSLRDSQKAMIGSGIFVAVQFAAFSLVGALLWSYNSEKTFADMGLDSADNLYPHFILHDLPVGISGLLVAGILGAAMGSLSSALNSMSNSTVSDIIQAFFKRTPSDEALLKLARVMTLVWAALMAVFACAFSTSTGNVYVTGLTIAGYTYGALLGAFLLGRLVKRSNEIDAVIAFLVTVCVMTYVVRSVKIDVTAAGGTVPTAIAAQWLVPLGVLVTLIVGGVMSLFHKAPVPKPAGAADEPATDTVTVA encoded by the coding sequence GTGCGTCACCTCGACCTTCTGGTGATCGTCGCGTACCTGATCGCGATCGCCTGGATCGGCCTGCGCCTGTCAGGACGCCAAAGATCGGCGAAGGAGTACTTCGTCGGCGAAGGCAAGATGCCCTGGTGGACCGTCTGTTTCTCGGTCGTGGCCACCGAGACCAGCGTTCTGACCGTCATCAGCGTGCCGGGTGCCGCCTACAACGGCGGTGGCTTCGGCAACGTCGAACTTGCCTTCGGCTACATCATCGGCCGCGTGGTCGTCGCCACGGTCCTCATCCCGCTGTACAAGCGTGGAGGGTTCGTCAGCGCCTACCAGTACCTGGGAGAGCGCTTCGGACTGAAGCTTCAGGGGCTCGCCTCGGTGACGTTCGTCTTCACCCGGCTGCTCGCGGAAGGCGTTCGCCTGTTCGCCTCGGCGATCCCCATCAAGCTCCTGCTCGACGAGCTCGGCGTCCACACCAGCTACAAACTCATCATCATCGTGCTGACTCTGATCACCGTTCTGTACACGTACCTGGGCGGCATCAAAGCCGTCATCTGGACCGACGCCATCCAGATGGTGCTGTACGTCGGCGGAGCCATCCTGGCGATCGCCGTCCTCAGCGGTCACGTGGGCGGGGCAGGCTTCTCCGACGCTCTGCACGCCGGCCGGTTCAAGCTGTTCGACACCGACTTCGACCTGGCGCACGTCATGACCAGCTCGTTCGCCCTGCCGACCGCGATCATCGGCGGCGCCATCTTCGCGATGGCGAGCCACGGCTCCGACCAGTTGATCGTCCAGCGCATCCTGGCGACCAACAGCCTGCGTGACAGCCAGAAGGCCATGATCGGCTCCGGCATTTTCGTCGCCGTCCAGTTCGCGGCGTTCTCTCTCGTCGGCGCGCTGCTGTGGAGCTACAACAGCGAGAAGACCTTTGCGGACATGGGGCTCGACAGCGCCGACAATCTCTACCCGCACTTCATCCTGCACGACTTGCCCGTAGGCATCTCCGGTCTGCTGGTGGCCGGCATCCTGGGCGCTGCCATGGGGTCCCTGTCGTCCGCACTGAACTCCATGTCCAACTCCACCGTTTCGGACATCATCCAGGCCTTCTTCAAGCGGACTCCTTCGGACGAGGCACTGCTCAAGCTGGCGCGGGTGATGACACTGGTCTGGGCCGCGCTGATGGCGGTGTTCGCCTGTGCCTTCAGCACCAGCACCGGCAACGTGTACGTCACCGGTCTGACGATCGCCGGCTACACCTACGGCGCACTGCTCGGCGCGTTCCTGCTGGGCCGGCTCGTCAAGCGTTCGAACGAGATCGACGCCGTGATCGCCTTCCTCGTCACCGTGTGCGTCATGACGTACGTCGTGCGCAGCGTCAAGATCGATGTCACGGCGGCCGGAGGAACGGTACCGACCGCCATCGCGGCCCAGTGGCTGGTGCCCCTGGGCGTCCTCGTCACCCTGATCGTGGGTGGCGTGATGAGCCTGTTCCACAAGGCACCGGTCCCGAAGCCGGCAGGAGCGGCCGACGAACCCGCGACGGACACCGTGACCGTGGCCTGA
- a CDS encoding FAD-binding and (Fe-S)-binding domain-containing protein translates to MSPASVVPPSPAGGNRAGELAELLRSCVSDPSRVLTGVPQRAAAAHDASHYLLDPQAVVRAASAQEVGALMAAARATGLPLTLRSGGTSLSGQAGTDGLLVDVRTHWRQAEVLDDGLRIRVQPGLTVRQANARLARHGRRLGPDPASESACTIGGVVANNSSGMTCGTQDNTYRTLESLEFVLPSGTIVDSAAHDADGLLRAREPELHSGLLRLRDRIRASETSRTTIAHQFSMKNTMGYALNSFLDHTLPVDILAHLMIGSEGTLGFVSHAVFRTVPVMPHASTGLLMFSGLAEATDALPTLLAAGARTAELLDAAALRVAQTDASADEQLRGLRIESHAALLVEFTEDTVEALESVLAAARPALSRIPVIGGARFTRDAKARAKLWHLRKGLYTAVAAARPVGTTALLEDVAVPMSRLTETCEGLIGLFDQHGYDNTVIFGHARDGNVHFMLTQDFDSSAEVDRYARFTDDMVDLVLGAGGTLKAEHGTGRVMAPFVRRQYGDELYAVMRDIKKLCDPSGVLNPGVVLDDDPTAHLRHLKSVPAVDEDLDRCVECGYCEPVCPTADTTTTPRQRIVLQREIALATAQGDDDRRKALEADYAYAAVDSCAADSLCVTACPVAIDTGAVMKRLRSERHSTLSQSVGTFTARHWSGAVAGVRTALTVAHKVPTPVTRALTRTMRGLGATELIPDWQEDIPLSGPPRPAARRPEQAQAVFFAACIGTLFASGTDGATGAAPQGAAGAFLALCDRAGIAVRVPDGLDGLCCGTPWQSKGFTRGHRAMAERTLRALWKASDQGTLPVVCDASSCTHGLLQLADALPPEERTRYEGLRFVDSVEFAVERILPALPKPRQVNSLALHPTCSTVHLGIDDALRTLAETVSHEVSVPDSWSCCAFAGDRGLLHPEVTAGATAAQAAEVKQREHDAYASCNRTCEMGMTRATGRTYRHVLEVLDDATR, encoded by the coding sequence ATGAGCCCTGCATCTGTTGTCCCACCGAGCCCCGCCGGCGGTAACCGAGCCGGCGAACTGGCCGAACTGCTGCGCTCCTGCGTCAGTGACCCTTCCAGGGTCCTGACGGGCGTGCCGCAGCGAGCGGCCGCGGCACATGACGCCTCTCACTATCTGCTGGATCCGCAGGCCGTCGTGCGTGCGGCCTCCGCCCAGGAAGTGGGGGCCTTGATGGCCGCCGCACGCGCCACGGGTCTGCCTTTGACCCTGCGTTCCGGCGGTACCAGCCTGTCCGGCCAGGCAGGAACCGATGGCCTGCTGGTCGATGTGCGCACCCACTGGCGTCAGGCCGAGGTACTCGACGACGGGCTGCGTATCAGAGTTCAACCCGGCCTGACGGTCCGCCAGGCGAACGCACGGCTCGCGCGCCATGGCCGACGTCTGGGCCCCGACCCGGCCAGCGAGTCGGCCTGCACGATCGGCGGGGTGGTGGCCAACAACTCCAGCGGCATGACGTGCGGTACCCAGGACAACACCTACCGCACGCTGGAATCGCTGGAATTCGTTCTCCCCTCGGGCACGATCGTCGACTCGGCGGCCCACGACGCCGACGGTCTCCTGCGAGCGCGAGAACCCGAACTCCACTCCGGCCTGCTCCGGTTGCGTGATCGGATTCGCGCCTCGGAGACCTCTCGCACGACCATCGCGCACCAGTTCTCCATGAAGAACACCATGGGCTACGCCCTGAACTCCTTCCTCGACCACACGCTGCCGGTCGACATCCTGGCCCACTTGATGATCGGCAGCGAGGGCACGCTCGGATTCGTGTCGCACGCCGTCTTCCGGACCGTTCCGGTCATGCCGCACGCCTCCACGGGCCTGCTCATGTTCTCCGGCCTGGCCGAAGCCACCGACGCCTTGCCGACACTGCTGGCCGCAGGAGCGCGAACCGCCGAGCTGCTCGACGCCGCTGCGCTGCGCGTGGCCCAGACGGACGCAAGCGCAGACGAACAGCTACGGGGGCTCCGGATCGAAAGCCACGCCGCGCTGCTCGTGGAGTTCACCGAAGACACGGTGGAAGCACTGGAGTCGGTCCTCGCCGCGGCACGGCCGGCTCTGTCGCGGATCCCGGTCATCGGCGGCGCACGGTTCACCCGTGACGCCAAGGCGCGAGCGAAGCTGTGGCACCTGCGGAAGGGCCTCTATACAGCTGTGGCCGCGGCCCGCCCCGTCGGCACCACCGCGCTGCTCGAAGACGTCGCGGTACCCATGTCCAGGCTCACCGAGACGTGCGAAGGCCTCATCGGTCTCTTCGATCAGCACGGTTACGACAACACCGTCATTTTCGGGCATGCCCGGGACGGCAACGTGCACTTCATGCTGACCCAGGACTTCGACTCGTCCGCAGAGGTCGATCGCTATGCCCGTTTCACCGACGACATGGTCGATCTCGTGCTCGGTGCCGGCGGTACGTTGAAGGCCGAACACGGCACGGGCCGGGTCATGGCCCCCTTCGTGCGGCGACAGTACGGCGATGAGCTCTACGCGGTCATGCGGGACATCAAGAAGCTCTGTGATCCTTCCGGTGTGCTCAACCCAGGTGTCGTGCTGGACGACGACCCGACCGCGCATCTGCGGCATCTCAAGAGCGTCCCGGCAGTCGACGAGGACCTCGACCGCTGTGTCGAGTGCGGCTACTGCGAACCAGTCTGTCCGACCGCGGACACCACGACCACGCCGCGCCAGCGCATCGTCCTCCAACGTGAGATCGCCCTGGCGACGGCACAGGGCGACGACGATCGGCGCAAGGCGCTGGAAGCCGACTACGCCTACGCCGCCGTGGACAGTTGTGCTGCCGACTCCCTGTGCGTGACGGCGTGCCCCGTGGCCATCGACACGGGTGCGGTGATGAAGCGGCTGCGCAGCGAACGGCACAGCACCTTGTCCCAGTCGGTCGGCACGTTCACCGCCCGTCACTGGAGTGGTGCGGTCGCAGGTGTACGCACCGCTCTCACGGTTGCCCACAAGGTGCCCACCCCCGTCACCCGTGCCCTGACGCGGACCATGAGGGGGCTGGGCGCCACCGAGCTGATTCCGGACTGGCAGGAAGACATCCCGCTGAGCGGCCCCCCACGTCCGGCCGCCCGTCGACCCGAGCAGGCTCAAGCCGTGTTCTTCGCCGCGTGCATCGGCACGCTGTTCGCCTCGGGAACGGACGGTGCGACCGGCGCAGCCCCGCAGGGAGCGGCCGGGGCGTTCTTGGCACTGTGCGATCGGGCCGGCATCGCGGTGCGGGTCCCCGACGGACTGGACGGCCTGTGCTGTGGCACGCCATGGCAGTCGAAGGGCTTCACCCGAGGTCACCGGGCCATGGCGGAACGCACCTTGCGCGCCCTGTGGAAGGCATCCGACCAGGGCACGCTGCCCGTCGTCTGCGATGCCTCCTCCTGCACCCACGGACTGCTCCAGCTGGCGGATGCTCTGCCACCGGAAGAACGCACTCGCTATGAGGGGCTGCGCTTCGTCGACAGCGTCGAGTTCGCCGTCGAACGCATCCTTCCCGCCTTGCCGAAGCCTCGACAGGTGAACTCCCTGGCCCTGCATCCCACCTGCTCGACGGTGCACCTGGGCATCGACGACGCATTGCGTACGCTCGCGGAGACCGTCTCCCACGAGGTGTCCGTTCCCGACAGCTGGAGCTGCTGTGCCTTCGCCGGAGACAGGGGACTGCTCCATCCCGAGGTCACGGCGGGTGCCACGGCAGCTCAGGCCGCCGAGGTGAAGCAGCGGGAGCACGACGCGTACGCCTCGTGCAACCGCACCTGTGAGATGGGCATGACCCGAGCCACCGGCCGAACCTACCGCCATGTTCTGGAAGTGCTTGACGATGCCACCCGATGA
- a CDS encoding anhydro-N-acetylmuramic acid kinase: protein MRVIGLMSGTSYDAIEAAAADITVEGDALVLRPRGAVSLPYPDDVRGRISAALPPAAVTMEDVCRLDTAVGQAFAQAAVHAVGALCPDGADLVVSHGQTVHHWVQDGTVRGTLQLGQPAWIAEATGLPVVSDLRARDVAAGGQGAPLVGLLDTLLLQGRTGTPAALNLGGIANVTVVAPGEGPVAFDTGPANALVDAAVRHFTQGARDYDEDGKRAAAGQVHAGLLSRLLEDPYYRRAAPKSTGKELFHLPYLLDVLAAEPVTDQDDVLATLTRLTAVTVADACRAYNVTELIMSGGGVRNPVMTAMIGDELPGVHLLVSDDLGVPSDAKEALAFAVLGFLTVHGVRGALPSTTGARHESILGNITPGRGPLSLPAVADTPRRLRIVS from the coding sequence ATGCGTGTGATCGGCTTGATGTCCGGAACCTCCTACGACGCCATCGAGGCTGCCGCCGCCGACATCACGGTCGAGGGGGACGCGCTGGTCCTGCGGCCCCGCGGCGCCGTGAGCCTGCCCTACCCCGACGACGTGCGAGGGCGGATCAGCGCCGCACTGCCGCCTGCCGCTGTAACGATGGAGGACGTCTGCCGGCTCGACACCGCTGTGGGCCAGGCCTTCGCGCAGGCCGCTGTCCACGCCGTCGGCGCACTGTGCCCGGACGGCGCCGACCTCGTGGTGTCACACGGGCAGACGGTGCACCACTGGGTACAGGACGGCACCGTGCGAGGAACCCTGCAGCTGGGTCAGCCCGCGTGGATCGCCGAAGCGACCGGCCTGCCGGTCGTCTCCGACCTGCGCGCCCGGGACGTAGCGGCAGGAGGACAAGGCGCACCGCTGGTCGGCCTGCTCGACACCCTTCTCCTGCAGGGCCGCACCGGGACGCCCGCGGCCCTGAACCTGGGCGGGATCGCCAACGTGACCGTCGTCGCGCCGGGCGAGGGCCCCGTGGCCTTCGACACCGGGCCCGCCAACGCCCTCGTCGATGCCGCGGTACGTCACTTCACCCAGGGGGCGCGCGACTACGACGAGGACGGGAAGCGCGCCGCTGCGGGGCAGGTCCACGCGGGACTGCTCTCGCGCCTCCTCGAAGATCCCTACTACCGACGGGCGGCACCGAAGAGCACGGGCAAGGAGCTCTTCCACCTGCCGTACCTGCTGGACGTCCTCGCGGCAGAACCGGTGACCGACCAGGACGACGTCCTTGCCACGCTCACCCGACTCACCGCCGTCACCGTCGCTGACGCCTGTCGCGCGTACAACGTCACCGAACTGATCATGTCCGGTGGAGGTGTACGCAATCCGGTCATGACCGCGATGATCGGCGACGAACTGCCGGGAGTCCACCTGCTGGTCAGTGACGACCTGGGCGTGCCTTCCGACGCGAAGGAGGCGCTGGCGTTCGCCGTCCTCGGCTTCCTGACGGTTCATGGCGTGCGCGGTGCGCTTCCCTCCACCACCGGTGCCCGCCACGAATCCATCCTGGGAAACATCACGCCGGGACGCGGCCCCCTCAGCTTGCCGGCGGTGGCAGATACGCCGCGGCGTCTGCGCATCGTCAGCTGA